The Electrophorus electricus isolate fEleEle1 chromosome 19, fEleEle1.pri, whole genome shotgun sequence genome has a segment encoding these proteins:
- the bcl6b gene encoding B-cell lymphoma 6 protein homolog: MQMVEGYRVTSRRDVVGQVMEAQGYVKEFTRHSSDVLLNLNELRHRDILTDATLLVGSVQLRAHCAVLIACSGFFYSLFLRHTTGAISERGVSLSLPEGLDAGSVSLLLDFMYTSRLPLTPRTVHGVLAAATYLQMEHVADTCRAFLQNGERVCVNPPLVELASSSRSPHVSFTVPPGGRPPPAQVCSSSPSRPAVEVEEPSPARARVPEESLVSLEPGTCLIPIPRPKSLKVEKPESSSLSHCTPSPESPSQSSGQPNSPAESSSCSLSPKMKPRSESKFTPDPKACNWKKYKYIVLNPLCATPIKEEGPEEEHKTFGNSPSSSDSTDTTPKRPKEEWSSTGHGLNDVKGLSPVHDTPWSHMPFTSHPGLIPQTADTYRGPLTAVIRNTTGFCSLYKSSCPVVLEAAKQNAHAFEKLPVKLENHSPVICYSGNQGSTKPACTGDKPYRCNVCGAQFNRPANLKTHSRIHSGEKPYRCDTCGARFVQVAHLRAHVLIHTGEKPYPCHTCGTRFRHLQTLKSHLRIHTGEKPYSCEKCDLRFRHKSQLRLHLRQKHGAVTNTKIRYKVLADPYQTRPAILQAC; encoded by the exons ATGCAGATGGTGGAAGGATATCGGGTCACCTCTAGGCGCGACGTTGTTGGCCAGGTGATGGAGGCGCAGGGATATGTGAAGGAGTTCACACGCCACTCTAGCGACGTCCTGCTCAATTTAAATGAGTTACGGCATCGTGACATCCTGACTGATGCCACGCTGCTGGTGGGCAGTGTCCAGCTGCGCGCCCACTGTGCGGTTCTCATTGCCTGCAG TGGCTTCTTCTATTCTCTGTTCTTGCGCCACACAACCGGTGCTATTAGCGAGCGAGGGGTTTCCCTGTCCCTGCCGGAGGGATTGGATGCGGGCAGTGTGTCACTGCTGCTGGACTTCATGTACACCTCCCGCCTTCCTCTCACCCCTCGCACGGTGCACGGAGTGCTTGCTGCCGCCACCTACCTGCAGATGGAACATGTTGCAGACACCTGTCGAGCATTCTTACAAAacgg TGAAAGGGTTTGTGTGAACCCTCCCCTGGTGGAGCTGGCCTCCAGTAGCAGAAGCCCCCATGTAAGCTTCACAGTGCCACCTGGTGGTAGGCCTCCCCCTGCCCAAGTCTGCTCCTCCTCACCATCCAGGCCTGCTGTGGAGGTCGAGGAGCCCAGCCCTGCCAGagccag GGTTCCAGAAGAGAGCTTGGTCTCACTGGAGCCTGGGACTTGCCTGATTCCTATTCCCAGGCCAAAGAGCCTAAAAGTGGAGAAGCCAGAATCTTCATCCCTGTCCCATTGCACACCATCTCCAGAGAGCCCCTCCCAGTCCAGCGGGCAACCCAACTCACCAGCTGAGTCCAGCAGCTGTAGCCTTTCCCCTAAGATGAAG CCTCGATCGGAATCCAAATTTACTCCTGATCCTAAGGCCTGTAACTGgaagaaatacaaatatattgtCCTCAACCCTCTCTGTGCCACACCCATTAAAGAGGAGGGACCAGAGGAGGAGCACAAAACATTTGGCAACTCGCCCTCTAGCAGTGATAGCACAGATACCACACCCAAACGACCCAAGGAGGAATGGTCAAGCACTGGACATGGGCTTAATGATGT gaaAGGCCTGTCCCCAGTTCATGACACACCTTGGTCACACATGCCTTTTACTTCCCACCCTGGACTCATACCACAAACAGCAGACACTTACAGAGGACCACTGACTGCAGTGATCAGAAACACCACAG GTTTTTGCTCTTTATATAAGAGCTCCTGTCCTGTTGTTCTAGAGGCAGCCAAACAGAATGCTCATGCATTTGAGAAGCTTCCAGTCAAGCTCGAGAACCACTCCCCTGTGATCTGTTACTCTGGAAACCAAGGAAGCACAAAACCTGCCTGCACAG GAGATAAGCCATACCGCTGTAATGTGTGTGGGGCACAGTTTAACCGCCCAGCCAATCTGAAGACGCATTCCCGCATCCACTCAGGGGAGAAGCCCTATCGCTGTGATACCTGTGGAGCTCGGTTTGTCCAG GTTGCTCACCTACGTGCTCATGTTCTCATTCACACCGGGGAGAAGCCGTACCCATGCCACACCTGCGGGACACGTTTCCGTCACCTGCAGACACTGAAGAGCCACCtgcgcattcacacaggggaGAAACCATACAGT TGTGAGAAATGTGACCTGCGTTTCCGTCATAAGAGCCAGCTGAGGCTGCATCTGAGGCAGAAGCACGGCGCCGTCACCAACACCAAGATCCGCTACAAGGTTCTGGCTGACCCCTACCAGACCAGGCCAGCCATTCTGCAGGCCTGCTGA
- the slc16a13 gene encoding monocarboxylate transporter 13, which translates to MAKHQTEKQQVPLPVEAAPDGGWGWVVVGVLFTSSALVFGLIRSLGVFFVEFVQYFGESAQAVSWITSIGVAMQQLLSPVGTAACNAFGARPVVMVGGFLSGLGLIIASQAATLTHLYLTMGLISGSGWALVFTPCVGSVMQYFNRRRSLAMGLGFTGVGLSSFAFSPLFQYLVETYTWRGALLILGGLSLNIVACGALIRPLVPPRVIAKADSSSRSAGCASLFSRFCEYFELSLLSRRGFFTYSLAVTCFNAGYFIPYVHLVAHSRLVGFSEYQAAFVISATGVTDIVGRVVSGWASDLRRMRLLHMLAIWTGLLGLFLLLLPVSSLGRNYGGLLVVSLAYGFCAGAMTPLVFAVVPEIVGMECMLGALGLLQMIESTGGLLGAPLSGWLKDFTGSYTGSFVLAGGFLILGTIITATLPHFWSCTTPPPPSPKRMGKKECTEDRLLKQPLSSDSDQEKSQSMEDINYSCQSHSTEPVPELKHTPHSADRTEGNAAC; encoded by the exons ATGGCTAAGCACCAGACAGAAAAGCAGCAGGTGCCCTTGCCGGTAGAGGCAGCCCCagatggggggtggggatgggtagTGGTGGGGGTGCTCTTCACATCCTCTGCTCTGGTGTTTGGCCTCATTCGTAGTTTGGGGGTCTTCTTCGTGGAATTTGTGCAGTACTTTGGGGAGAGCGCACAGGCTGTTTCCTGGATAACCTCCATAGGAGTAGCCATGCAGCAGTTACTCA gCCCTGTAGGCACAGCTGCCTGTAATGCATTTGGAGCACGTCCTGTTGTGATGGTGGGAGGCTTCCTGTCTGGACTGGGCCTCATTATAGCTTCTCAGGCtgcaacactcacacacctttaCCTAACCATGGGACTTATTTCAG GCTCAGGCTGGGCTCTGGTGTTCACCCCTTGTGTAGGCTCTGTCATGCAGTATTTCAACAGGCGGCGCTCTCTGGCCATGGGTCTGGGATTCACTGGTGTGGGCCTCTCCTCTTTTGCCTTCTCTCCACTCTTCCAGTATCTGGTAGAGACATACACCTGGCGTGGGGCCCTGCTCATCCTGGGGGGCCTCAGCCTCAACATTGTGGCCTGTGGGGCCCTCATTCGACCTCTTGTACCCCCCAGAGTCATAGCTAAG gCTGATAGCTCCTCCAGGTCTGCTGGCTgtgcctctctcttttcccGTTTCTGTGAGTACTTTGAGCTGTCGCTGCTCTCACGCCGAGGATTCTTCACCTACAGCTTAGCTGTCACCTGCTTCAATGCGGGCTACTTCATCCCCTATGTCCACCTGGTCGCCCACAGCCGTCTCGTTGGCTTCAGCGAGTACCAGGCTGCCTTTGTCATCTCCGCCACTGGCGTGACAGACATTGTGGGGCGCGTGGTGTCTGGCTGGGCCTCAGACCTTCGCCGTATGCGCTTGCTTCACATGTTGGCGATCTGGACGGGCTTGTTAGGACTCTTCCTGTTGCTGTTGCCGGTCAGCTCTCTGGGCCGCAACTACGGCGGTTTGCTGGTGGTCAGCCTGGCATACGGGTTCTGTGCCGGGGCCATGACACCCCTGGTGTTTGCAGTAGTGCCAGAGATCGTGGGCATggagtgcatgctgggagcacTCGGGCTCCTGCAGATGATAGAGAGCACGGGAGGGCTGCTGGGAGCACCACTGTCGG GTTGGTTGAAAGACTTCACAGGCTCTTACACAGGTTCCTTTGTGTTAGCTGGCGGGTTCCTCATCTTGGGCACCATAATAACAGCAACACTTCCCCATTTCTGGTCCTgcaccacccctccacccccatcaCCAAAGAGGATGGGCAAAAAAGAGTGCACTGAAGACAGGTTACTAAAACAACCTTTATCCTCAGACTCTGACCAGGAGAAATCACAGTCCATGGAGGATATAAATTACTCATGCCAGAGTCACTCAACAGAACCAGTACcagaactgaaacacacaccacattctgcagacaggacagagggCAATGCTGcatgctga